One genomic region from Streptomyces sp. NBC_01304 encodes:
- a CDS encoding WhiB family transcriptional regulator, translated as MDYDREAWEERAACRTADPDELFVAGAAQSDAKRICGACEVKTECLAYALDERIEFGVWGGMTERERRALLRRRPTVTSWRTLLRTARAEHARQQVDLPLTGT; from the coding sequence GTGGACTACGACCGTGAGGCGTGGGAGGAGCGTGCGGCGTGCCGCACGGCGGATCCGGACGAGCTGTTTGTGGCGGGGGCCGCGCAGTCGGACGCGAAGCGGATTTGTGGTGCCTGTGAGGTCAAGACGGAGTGTTTGGCCTATGCCCTGGATGAGCGCATCGAGTTCGGTGTGTGGGGTGGGATGACCGAGCGGGAGCGCCGGGCGTTGCTGCGCCGCAGGCCGACCGTGACCTCCTGGCGGACCCTCCTCAGGACCGCCCGTGCAGAGCATGCACGGCAGCAGGTAGACCTCCCCCTCACCGGTACCTGA
- a CDS encoding GDSL-type esterase/lipase family protein, whose translation MTCILALLAGLVTVLVQPAEAVAVAPGNARLATWNMQRQASYWSGRAIALARDSHVVALQEVPANAQNVPTAPAGAQQTTDRAPNAAFPPLPAGVTEYTWNLGTASRPEWRYVYLMQTANLPVGMVTAERMPRVLSVAAVNNARNALVVMDDAEHMAYASFHAGAHANNSAPEMVRNVADTVRIHGGAQWNWAVLGDFNREPGNLSSTQGIYNASVIHAGDDSRTQLMGGNLDYLVTNLPQHTWRAAVDRSGGSDHWPVVFGALHAEAYPDYTYRFRWNHWGQNVAIGVAGDSTTNDAVVEQSAWRHSLGQVWRATRFQVVGGEFYSQLENVHSGQCLDVVNGVSPTGAPMRMPIQRTCATGASVGDGQLWRYSTASLINAAGGQVMAAPEGGAERLEVSTRLALSAWSMEPVDLRYWNNSGFPDGDTVITDTSTSHSVRSEAGLHGDPAGGIFEGTLRDDAYAPLDEQWRFEPSGVPGGVHVVNNSTGLCLDLRLVTAGPDHPDGYTDGEPCSSGGRDQAWEYVNGTIRNIDGYVLGHGRDYDPAYMSLRADPDYTTSFSLSPAVWRPAHWAEKVPRLAVMPLGDSITLGVGSNTRTGYRPALAKQLGQDVKDVQFVGSQQDPDGTRHEGHSGWRIDQLQANIETWLADAKPNVVLLHIGTNDMNRNYQVSTAPQRLGKLIDQIHDASPDTAVVVASLVPATDPTVQARVNAYNKAIPKIVADRAQQGYPISQVSMGALTTADLNDNLHPNNNGYAKMTSAFLGGVVGTAGKGWIKAEVNVKPAPPSQNTTAGDYHVDINGDGRADYLVVDDNGATRAWLNTGPAKWSAQGYISSGSSNWTGGQVRFADIGGDNRADYLVLSPNGAVHAFINEGGDGHGGWKDAGTIATGSTNWTAAQVRFADIGGDAKADYLVLSPNGATRALVNTTTADGSIKWDDRGSVATGSDWTADQVRFADIGGDAKADYLIVDNNGATRALVNTTTAEGTLKWNNRGYIASGSADWIGSQIRFADIGGDAKADYLILDDNGGLTGYHNVTEADGTPAWDSQGVIAGGTGAPGYRVRI comes from the coding sequence ATGACCTGCATCCTGGCCCTGTTGGCCGGTCTCGTCACGGTCCTGGTCCAGCCGGCCGAGGCAGTGGCCGTGGCGCCCGGGAACGCACGGTTGGCCACCTGGAACATGCAGCGCCAAGCCAGTTACTGGAGCGGCCGCGCGATAGCCCTGGCCAGGGACAGCCATGTCGTCGCGCTGCAGGAGGTTCCTGCCAACGCCCAGAACGTCCCCACCGCCCCGGCCGGCGCCCAGCAAACGACCGACAGGGCACCGAACGCCGCATTTCCTCCCCTGCCTGCCGGTGTCACCGAGTACACCTGGAACCTCGGGACGGCGTCCCGCCCCGAGTGGCGCTATGTGTATCTGATGCAAACCGCCAACCTGCCCGTGGGCATGGTCACGGCTGAACGAATGCCCCGCGTGCTCTCGGTCGCAGCCGTCAACAACGCACGGAACGCGCTCGTCGTCATGGACGACGCCGAGCACATGGCGTACGCCTCCTTCCACGCCGGAGCGCATGCCAACAACAGTGCCCCCGAAATGGTCCGCAACGTGGCGGACACCGTTCGCATCCACGGCGGCGCGCAGTGGAACTGGGCCGTCCTGGGCGATTTCAACCGCGAGCCGGGCAACCTCAGCAGCACCCAAGGGATCTACAACGCCAGCGTCATCCACGCCGGTGACGACAGCCGCACCCAGCTCATGGGCGGCAACCTGGACTATCTGGTCACCAACCTCCCCCAGCACACATGGCGGGCGGCGGTGGACCGCAGCGGAGGCAGCGATCACTGGCCGGTGGTCTTCGGCGCGCTGCACGCCGAGGCCTACCCGGACTACACCTACCGATTCCGCTGGAACCACTGGGGACAGAACGTGGCCATCGGCGTGGCCGGCGACTCGACGACCAACGACGCCGTGGTGGAGCAGAGCGCCTGGCGTCACAGTCTGGGGCAGGTGTGGCGGGCCACTCGATTCCAGGTCGTCGGCGGCGAGTTCTACTCCCAACTGGAGAACGTGCACTCCGGCCAGTGCCTCGACGTCGTCAACGGCGTCTCCCCGACCGGCGCCCCGATGCGCATGCCGATCCAGCGGACCTGCGCGACTGGTGCATCCGTGGGAGACGGCCAGCTGTGGCGCTACAGTACAGCGAGTCTGATCAACGCCGCCGGGGGACAGGTCATGGCCGCGCCCGAGGGGGGCGCGGAGAGGCTCGAGGTGTCCACCCGCCTCGCGCTGTCGGCGTGGAGCATGGAACCCGTCGACCTGAGGTACTGGAACAACTCCGGCTTCCCCGACGGCGACACGGTCATCACGGACACCTCCACATCCCACTCGGTGCGCAGCGAGGCGGGGCTCCACGGCGACCCGGCGGGCGGGATCTTTGAGGGAACCCTCCGCGACGATGCGTACGCCCCGCTCGACGAGCAGTGGCGGTTCGAGCCGTCCGGTGTGCCTGGGGGAGTCCACGTTGTCAACAACAGCACCGGGCTCTGCCTTGACCTGAGGCTTGTCACTGCAGGCCCCGATCACCCCGATGGATACACCGATGGCGAACCGTGCTCCTCAGGCGGCCGTGATCAGGCGTGGGAATACGTCAACGGGACGATCCGCAATATTGACGGCTATGTTCTGGGGCACGGCCGCGACTACGACCCGGCCTACATGTCCCTGAGGGCGGACCCGGACTACACCACCTCCTTCTCCCTGTCTCCCGCGGTCTGGCGGCCCGCGCACTGGGCGGAGAAGGTGCCGCGCCTGGCGGTCATGCCGCTGGGAGACTCGATCACCCTGGGTGTGGGCAGCAACACCCGCACCGGCTACCGGCCCGCCCTGGCCAAGCAGTTGGGCCAGGACGTGAAGGACGTCCAGTTCGTCGGCTCGCAGCAGGACCCCGACGGCACCCGCCACGAGGGGCACTCCGGCTGGCGCATCGACCAGCTCCAGGCCAACATCGAAACCTGGCTGGCCGACGCCAAGCCCAACGTCGTCCTGCTGCACATCGGCACCAACGACATGAACCGCAACTACCAGGTCAGCACCGCCCCGCAACGGCTGGGCAAACTCATCGACCAGATCCACGACGCCTCACCTGACACTGCGGTCGTGGTCGCTTCCCTGGTGCCTGCCACCGACCCCACCGTGCAGGCGCGCGTCAACGCCTACAACAAGGCGATCCCGAAGATCGTCGCCGACCGTGCCCAACAGGGCTACCCGATCTCTCAGGTCAGCATGGGCGCCCTGACCACCGCCGACCTCAACGACAACCTCCACCCCAACAACAACGGCTACGCCAAGATGACCAGTGCGTTCCTCGGCGGCGTGGTGGGAACCGCCGGCAAGGGCTGGATCAAGGCTGAAGTGAACGTCAAGCCCGCACCACCCAGCCAGAACACCACCGCCGGGGACTACCACGTCGACATCAACGGCGACGGCCGCGCCGACTACCTCGTCGTCGACGACAACGGCGCCACCCGCGCCTGGCTGAACACCGGCCCCGCCAAGTGGAGCGCCCAGGGCTACATCTCCTCCGGCTCCTCCAACTGGACCGGCGGCCAGGTCCGGTTCGCCGACATCGGCGGCGACAACAGGGCCGACTACCTGGTCCTGAGCCCCAACGGCGCGGTGCACGCCTTCATCAATGAAGGCGGCGACGGCCACGGCGGCTGGAAGGACGCAGGCACCATCGCCACCGGCTCCACCAACTGGACCGCAGCCCAAGTCCGGTTCGCCGACATCGGCGGCGACGCCAAGGCCGACTACCTCGTCCTGAGCCCCAACGGCGCCACCCGCGCCCTCGTCAACACCACGACTGCCGACGGCAGCATCAAGTGGGACGACCGCGGCAGTGTCGCCACCGGATCCGACTGGACCGCCGATCAGGTCCGGTTCGCCGACATCGGCGGCGACGCCAAGGCCGACTACCTGATCGTCGACAACAACGGTGCCACCCGCGCCCTCGTCAACACCACGACCGCCGAGGGCACCCTCAAATGGAACAACCGCGGCTACATCGCCTCCGGCTCCGCGGACTGGATCGGCAGCCAGATCCGGTTCGCCGACATCGGCGGCGACGCCAAAGCGGACTACCTCATCCTCGACGACAACGGCGGCCTCACCGGCTACCACAACGTCACCGAGGCTGACGGCACCCCGGCCTGGGACAGCCAAGGCGTGATCGCCGGCGGCACCGGCGCACCGGGCTACCGCGTACGCATCTGA
- a CDS encoding oxidoreductase, with protein sequence MSSLPTTSPDTAAGSNATPDGSQVWFVTGASRGFGLEIAREALARGHRVVATARRSAGIADLLPEAGANLLALDVDVTDEAQVQQAADAAIERFGRIDVVVNNAGRGLLGAVEEASDTAVRAAFDVNVFGALNVQRAILPQLRKQRSGHILNISSVAGVVGIPGWGLYNATKFAMEGFTEAMSHELAPLGIKVTLIEPGYFRTDFLDASSLDTEAHVIDDYASTAGATRTHAAGVNHAQPGDPVKGARAIADVTEIAEPPLRLVLGSDAYGFTLAKLETQVAELHTWRKVSESTDHDDQAAGVR encoded by the coding sequence ATGAGCAGCCTTCCCACCACCTCGCCCGACACCGCCGCCGGCAGCAACGCCACCCCGGACGGCTCGCAGGTGTGGTTTGTCACCGGCGCCTCCCGTGGCTTCGGTCTGGAGATTGCCCGCGAGGCCCTCGCCCGCGGCCACCGGGTGGTCGCCACCGCTCGCCGCTCGGCGGGGATCGCCGACCTGCTGCCCGAGGCGGGTGCGAACCTGCTCGCGCTGGATGTCGATGTGACCGACGAAGCACAGGTCCAACAGGCCGCCGACGCCGCCATCGAGCGGTTCGGCCGTATCGACGTCGTCGTGAACAACGCCGGCCGTGGCCTGCTCGGCGCCGTCGAAGAAGCCTCCGACACCGCGGTGCGCGCCGCGTTCGACGTCAACGTGTTCGGTGCCCTCAACGTCCAGCGCGCGATCCTGCCGCAACTGCGCAAGCAGCGCTCCGGGCACATCCTCAACATCAGCTCCGTCGCCGGCGTCGTCGGCATCCCGGGCTGGGGCCTGTACAACGCAACCAAGTTCGCCATGGAGGGCTTCACCGAGGCGATGTCCCACGAACTCGCCCCGCTCGGCATCAAGGTCACCCTCATCGAGCCCGGCTACTTCCGCACCGACTTCCTCGACGCCTCCAGCCTGGACACCGAAGCCCACGTCATCGACGACTACGCCTCCACCGCCGGCGCCACCCGCACCCACGCGGCCGGTGTGAACCACGCACAGCCCGGCGACCCGGTCAAGGGCGCCCGCGCGATCGCCGATGTCACCGAGATCGCCGAACCGCCACTGCGCCTGGTCCTGGGCTCCGACGCCTACGGGTTCACCCTGGCCAAGCTGGAGACCCAGGTTGCCGAACTGCACACCTGGCGCAAGGTCTCCGAATCCACCGACCACGACGACCAGGCAGCCGGCGTTCGATAG
- a CDS encoding alpha/beta hydrolase has product MSRQQRQALDALLRSAPQSETRPTPDEERTSFAAVMTRPAPHGVTTRRTVLGGRPALDLEPAGAADRGRLLFFHGGGYVIGSPDTHTGLAGELAARAGLRATSVDYRLAPEHVFPAAVDDGLAAYRDLLATGVDPRELVVAGDSAGGGLSLATLLAAREAGLPQPAAVVVFSPWVDLTLSGASMRTKEDADPIFTEADVRAYADLYIGSGDRSHPLASPVFADLSGLPPLLVQVGANEVLLDDAVRLAGRAGAADVEATLEIGPGLPHVYQSQHGRLDEADAALERAARFLVSHLDVPVDAGHVRERLLAV; this is encoded by the coding sequence ATGTCCCGACAGCAACGCCAAGCCCTGGACGCCCTGCTCCGCTCCGCCCCGCAGAGCGAGACGCGACCCACCCCCGACGAAGAGCGCACCTCGTTCGCCGCGGTCATGACGCGACCGGCACCGCACGGCGTGACCACCCGCCGGACCGTCCTGGGCGGGCGGCCCGCGCTGGACCTGGAGCCGGCCGGCGCGGCAGACCGTGGCCGGCTGCTCTTCTTCCACGGCGGCGGCTACGTCATCGGCTCCCCCGACACCCACACCGGCCTGGCCGGTGAACTCGCCGCCCGCGCCGGACTGCGGGCGACATCGGTGGACTACCGGCTGGCTCCCGAGCACGTCTTCCCCGCGGCGGTGGACGACGGTCTGGCCGCCTACCGCGACCTGCTGGCCACCGGAGTCGACCCGCGGGAGCTCGTCGTGGCGGGTGACTCGGCCGGCGGCGGCCTGAGCCTCGCCACCCTGCTCGCCGCCCGCGAGGCGGGACTGCCGCAGCCGGCCGCCGTGGTCGTCTTCTCCCCGTGGGTCGACCTCACCCTCTCCGGAGCGAGCATGCGCACCAAGGAGGATGCCGACCCGATCTTCACCGAGGCCGACGTACGCGCGTACGCGGATCTCTACATCGGCTCGGGCGACCGGAGCCACCCCCTGGCGAGCCCGGTGTTCGCCGACCTCTCCGGCCTGCCCCCGCTACTCGTGCAGGTCGGGGCGAACGAGGTGCTGCTCGACGACGCGGTCCGCCTGGCCGGCCGCGCGGGCGCCGCCGACGTCGAGGCCACGCTGGAGATAGGGCCGGGCCTCCCGCACGTCTACCAGAGCCAACACGGCCGTCTCGACGAGGCGGACGCCGCACTCGAGCGTGCCGCCCGCTTCCTTGTCAGCCACCTCGACGTCCCGGTCGACGCCGGTCACGTACGGGAACGCCTGCTCGCGGTGTGA
- a CDS encoding MarR family winged helix-turn-helix transcriptional regulator: protein MSHVTPVFLDLVRVETRLYNAVGSRLRTEHGLALGQFEFLQIIDRVDGCRVLDIVSELAITVGAVSKAVDRLVAAGWCVRVAHPQDRRSSVLRLTPEGEKVLAASRPVVESALAALTQTVPAADLKRLAATLAALRASLEADDTGQPG from the coding sequence GTGAGCCACGTCACCCCGGTCTTCCTCGATCTCGTCCGCGTGGAGACCCGCCTCTACAACGCGGTCGGCTCGCGCCTGCGCACCGAACACGGCCTGGCGCTCGGCCAGTTCGAGTTCCTGCAGATCATCGACCGGGTGGACGGATGCCGCGTGCTCGACATCGTGAGCGAGTTGGCCATCACCGTGGGGGCCGTCAGCAAGGCGGTCGACCGGCTGGTGGCCGCGGGCTGGTGCGTGCGGGTCGCGCACCCGCAGGACCGCCGCTCCTCCGTGCTGCGCCTCACGCCCGAGGGTGAGAAGGTGCTGGCGGCTTCCCGGCCCGTGGTGGAGAGCGCGCTCGCCGCACTGACCCAGACGGTTCCCGCCGCTGATCTGAAACGCCTCGCCGCCACGCTGGCCGCCCTGCGCGCAAGCCTCGAGGCGGACGACACGGGCCAACCAGGCTGA
- a CDS encoding valine--tRNA ligase, with the protein MTDNTQRPDSGPNSTPELPTQYTPAEVEGQLYERWVERGYFEADAKSDKPAYTIVIPPPNVTGSLHLGHAFEHTLIDALTRRKRMQGFEALWQPGMDHAGIATQNVVERELAKEGKSRHDLGREAFVERVWQWKEESGGQIAGQMKRLGTGVAWSRDRFTMDEGLSRAVQTIFKTMFDEGLIYRAERIINWCPRCLTAISDIEVDYQDDDGELVSMTYGDGDETIVVATTRAETMLGDTAVAVHPDDERYAHLIGKRIKLPLTDRTIPVVPDAHVDPEFGTGAVKVTPAHDPNDFAIGQRHNLESIEVLDERGIITVHGPFQGLDRFEARSTIVAALRADGRIVAEKRPYVHSVGHCSRCKTTLEPRLSLQWWVKVETLAKAAGDAVRDGQVNIHPADMSQRYFDWVDNLNDWCISRQLWWGHRIPVWHGPNGETVCVGPDEQPPAGEGWSQDTDVLDTWFSSGLWPFSTMGWPEQTPDLEKFYPNSVLVTGYDLMFFWVARMMMFGLYAMDGEAPFRTIALHGMVRDEHGKKMSKSFGNTVNPLDWMDKYGSDALRFTLARGANPGTDVPIGEDWVQASRNFANKIWNATRFALMNGATLQGELPPAEKLSATDRWILSRLNAVVAEVDALYDDYQFAKLADVLYHFAWDEVFDWYVELSKTTFFAGGEAAEVSQRVLGEVLDVTLKLLHPIVPFVTETLWTTLTGKESLVVAEWPTDSGLRDAAAEKEIENLQQVITEVRRFRADQGLQPGQKVPARLDLTGTELAAHEPAIRQLLRLQPEGDAFAATATLPVAGATVALDLSGTIDVPAERKRLTKDLGAAEKEKAQATGKLGNEAFLAKAPDNVVDKIRGRLAKAEADIARIQAQLDSLPAS; encoded by the coding sequence GTGACCGACAACACTCAGCGCCCCGACAGCGGGCCGAACAGCACCCCTGAACTGCCGACCCAGTACACGCCGGCCGAGGTAGAGGGGCAGTTGTACGAGCGCTGGGTAGAGCGCGGTTACTTCGAGGCCGACGCCAAGAGCGACAAGCCCGCGTACACCATCGTCATCCCGCCGCCGAACGTCACCGGCTCCCTGCACCTGGGCCACGCCTTCGAGCACACCCTCATCGACGCCCTCACCCGCCGTAAGCGCATGCAGGGCTTCGAGGCGCTGTGGCAGCCGGGCATGGACCATGCCGGCATCGCCACGCAGAACGTCGTTGAGCGTGAGCTCGCCAAGGAGGGCAAGTCCCGGCACGACTTGGGGCGTGAGGCGTTCGTCGAGCGGGTGTGGCAGTGGAAGGAAGAGTCCGGCGGGCAGATCGCCGGGCAGATGAAGCGCCTGGGTACCGGCGTTGCGTGGAGCCGTGACCGGTTCACCATGGACGAGGGCCTGTCCCGGGCCGTGCAGACCATCTTCAAGACGATGTTCGACGAGGGTCTGATCTACCGGGCCGAGCGCATCATCAACTGGTGTCCGCGCTGCCTCACCGCGATCTCCGACATCGAGGTCGACTACCAGGACGACGACGGCGAGCTCGTCTCCATGACGTACGGCGACGGCGACGAGACCATCGTCGTGGCCACCACACGCGCCGAGACGATGCTCGGCGACACCGCGGTCGCCGTCCACCCGGACGACGAGCGCTACGCCCACCTCATCGGCAAGCGGATCAAGCTGCCGCTGACCGACCGCACCATTCCGGTCGTCCCGGACGCCCACGTCGACCCCGAGTTCGGCACGGGCGCGGTCAAGGTCACCCCGGCCCATGACCCGAACGACTTCGCCATCGGCCAGCGCCACAACCTCGAGTCGATCGAGGTCCTCGACGAGCGCGGGATCATCACGGTGCACGGCCCCTTCCAGGGCCTGGACCGTTTCGAGGCCCGCTCCACGATCGTCGCCGCGCTGCGCGCTGACGGCCGGATCGTCGCCGAGAAGCGACCCTACGTGCACTCGGTGGGGCACTGCTCGCGCTGCAAGACCACGCTCGAGCCGCGCTTGTCGCTGCAGTGGTGGGTCAAGGTCGAGACGCTCGCCAAGGCCGCGGGTGACGCGGTCCGCGACGGCCAGGTCAATATTCACCCGGCCGACATGTCGCAGCGTTACTTCGACTGGGTCGACAACCTCAACGACTGGTGTATTTCACGGCAGTTGTGGTGGGGTCACCGGATTCCGGTCTGGCACGGTCCGAACGGCGAGACTGTCTGCGTCGGCCCGGATGAGCAGCCGCCGGCGGGGGAGGGCTGGAGCCAGGACACGGACGTGCTGGACACGTGGTTCTCGTCGGGTCTGTGGCCGTTCTCGACGATGGGCTGGCCGGAGCAGACGCCGGACCTGGAAAAGTTCTATCCGAACTCGGTTCTGGTGACCGGCTACGACCTGATGTTCTTCTGGGTCGCCCGGATGATGATGTTCGGTCTGTACGCGATGGACGGCGAGGCGCCGTTTCGCACCATCGCCCTCCACGGCATGGTGCGTGACGAGCACGGCAAGAAGATGTCGAAGTCGTTCGGCAACACCGTCAATCCGCTGGACTGGATGGACAAGTACGGCTCCGACGCGCTGCGTTTCACCCTGGCCCGCGGCGCCAACCCGGGCACCGATGTGCCGATCGGCGAGGACTGGGTCCAGGCGTCCCGCAACTTCGCCAACAAGATCTGGAATGCGACGCGCTTCGCGCTCATGAATGGCGCGACGCTTCAGGGAGAGCTCCCCCCGGCGGAGAAGCTGTCGGCGACCGACCGCTGGATCCTGTCCCGCCTGAACGCGGTGGTGGCCGAGGTCGACGCGCTCTACGACGACTACCAGTTCGCCAAGCTCGCCGATGTGCTCTACCACTTCGCGTGGGACGAGGTCTTCGACTGGTACGTCGAGCTGTCGAAGACCACGTTTTTCGCGGGCGGCGAGGCTGCCGAGGTCTCCCAGCGGGTCCTGGGCGAGGTTCTGGACGTCACGCTCAAGCTGCTGCATCCCATCGTCCCGTTCGTCACCGAGACGCTGTGGACCACGCTCACGGGCAAGGAGTCTCTTGTCGTCGCTGAGTGGCCCACCGACAGCGGGTTGCGTGATGCCGCGGCCGAGAAGGAGATCGAGAACCTCCAGCAGGTGATCACCGAGGTCCGCCGCTTCCGCGCCGACCAGGGCCTGCAGCCCGGCCAGAAGGTGCCCGCCCGCCTGGACCTGACCGGCACCGAACTCGCCGCGCACGAGCCGGCCATCCGCCAACTGCTGCGCCTGCAGCCGGAGGGCGATGCCTTCGCGGCCACCGCGACCCTGCCGGTCGCGGGTGCCACGGTGGCCCTGGACCTGTCCGGCACCATCGACGTCCCTGCCGAGCGCAAGCGCCTGACCAAGGACCTCGGCGCAGCCGAGAAGGAGAAGGCCCAGGCCACGGGTAAGCTCGGCAACGAGGCGTTCCTCGCCAAGGCGCCGGACAACGTCGTCGACAAGATCCGTGGGCGTCTCGCCAAGGCGGAGGCGGACATCGCCCGTATCCAGGCGCAGTTGGACAGCCTGCCGGCCTCCTGA
- a CDS encoding SMI1/KNR4 family protein, which translates to MANYLPAVMAMLGQAQNRYADPSAWDRLRAELGIRLPTDYQTLVDAYAPIQLNGHLRLGHPATERWNLGDWIRDTAGAWSATSWDDLDPDEDPRLLFGITELSFGTPNGLWPIASTDRGETLFLAAAADTAPSILVEDGEGGWARHNMSFAEWLYRYLIGEDMAGPNTSAFYPGPVQLCRLPMAVGERPEPWSGPDRGM; encoded by the coding sequence ATGGCCAACTACCTGCCCGCAGTCATGGCGATGCTCGGACAGGCTCAGAACCGCTACGCGGACCCCTCCGCCTGGGACCGCCTCCGTGCAGAACTCGGCATCCGACTGCCGACCGACTACCAGACCCTCGTGGACGCATACGCTCCCATCCAGCTCAACGGTCACCTGCGTCTGGGCCATCCCGCCACCGAACGCTGGAACCTGGGCGACTGGATCCGCGACACGGCCGGCGCTTGGTCCGCAACCTCATGGGACGACCTTGACCCGGACGAGGACCCTCGCCTGCTGTTCGGAATCACAGAGTTGAGCTTCGGCACGCCCAACGGACTGTGGCCGATCGCAAGTACCGACCGCGGCGAGACACTGTTCCTCGCAGCTGCGGCCGACACAGCCCCCTCGATTCTGGTCGAAGATGGCGAGGGCGGTTGGGCACGGCACAACATGAGCTTCGCCGAATGGCTCTACCGCTATCTCATCGGCGAGGACATGGCCGGCCCCAACACCTCAGCCTTCTATCCCGGCCCAGTACAGCTGTGCCGACTCCCGATGGCCGTCGGCGAACGGCCAGAGCCATGGAGCGGACCGGACCGCGGCATGTAG
- a CDS encoding IS5 family transposase (programmed frameshift), producing MVERLVPDGLWEIFQDVAPEPPVRAQGGGRRRCDDRAVLAAIIFVATSGCTWRQLPPVFGASWQTVHRRFTTWSTARVWAKLHRVVLDRLGVNGELDWSRCAIDSLSVRAVKGPLTGPNPTDRGKLGSKIHLVCDRNGLPLSIGISGANLHDSQALIPLMRGIPPVRSRFGPRRRRPAKLHADKGYDFDHLRGWLRRRQIVPRIARRGVENSSRLGRHRWVVERTMSWLNGCRRLHRRYERKADHFLAFAGIAAALICYRRLTA from the exons GTGCCGGACGGGCTGTGGGAGATCTTCCAGGACGTGGCGCCGGAACCGCCGGTACGCGCTCAAGGCGGGGGCCGGCGGCGATGCGATGACCGCGCGGTTCTGGCTGCGATCATCTTCGTCGCCACGTCAGGGTGCACTTGGCGGCAGTTGCCGCCGGTCTTCGGCGCGTCCTGGCAGACGGTGCACCGACGTTTCACGACCTGGTCCACGGCGCGGGTGTGGGCCAAGCTGCACCGCGTGGTCCTCGATCGACTTGGCGTGAACGGCGAGTTGGACTGGTCGCGTTGCGCGATTGATTCGCTCAGTGTCCGGGCGGTCAAA GGGCCCTTGACCGGACCGAATCCGACCGATCGCGGCAAGCTCGGGTCGAAGATTCACCTGGTCTGTGACCGCAACGGGCTGCCGCTCTCGATCGGCATCTCCGGTGCCAACCTCCACGACAGCCAGGCACTGATCCCGTTGATGCGCGGCATCCCGCCGGTCCGATCCCGCTTTGGACCCCGGCGCCGACGGCCAGCCAAGCTGCATGCGGACAAGGGCTACGACTTCGACCACCTGCGAGGTTGGCTGCGCCGCCGGCAGATTGTGCCACGTATTGCCCGCCGCGGGGTCGAAAACTCCAGCCGCCTGGGCCGGCACCGCTGGGTGGTCGAGCGGACCATGTCCTGGCTGAACGGGTGCCGTCGCCTGCACCGCCGCTACGAGCGCAAGGCCGACCACTTCCTGGCATTCGCCGGCATCGCCGCGGCGCTGATCTGCTATCGCAGGCTGACAGCCTGA